TCTCCCCTCCTCCAGAAGGGCCATCCGGGTCATATGCTGAGAGCAGTGAACGATCATTTGTTTCATGGCTTCACCTCTGGCTTACATAAGAAGAACGGCTTCATTTCCTTTTTAGGACAGCGACCGCACTCTCGTAGAAATAATCACATTCCAAAATAAGATGAGAGCAGACGCTGTTCCGGTACGACCCCCATCACGCCTCCCTTGGCGTCAAGCACATAGATCAAATGATACTGGTGCCTTTTAAATAGACGCAAAATATCATCCAAAGGTTTCGCAAGAGGCGCAACTATCGGGCGTGCCGGAGTGCCTTTGTCCATATGTTGTTCATAAACGGCCTCCCGGCTCATGAGAAAAGCCATAAACCGGAAAGGAAGGTTCCGGTGGTCCGTTATATTGGAATACAGCAGAAAAGCGGCGATCATCAGCAGATTAAGCCGTAGTCCGCCTCCGCTTTCCAAGGGCAGCAGGGCGTACACGGCCGTCAAGGCGCTTGCGAATATACTAACTCTTCCGCACCACAGCAGAGTCGAATAATAAGGTGCTTGCAGGCTGACTGCAGCCTGTACGATTTTCCCCCCGTCAAGCGGCAAAATCGGAAGTAAATTGAACAGGGCAATGATGAGATTGGCGTGAATAAGATAAGTCATAAAAGCGGCGCTGCCCCAGCCCATTTCCCTCAATGCCGCCGCGACCAGAATCATCAGGACGTTCTGCAGCGGACCCGCAAGCGCAATTCCGATTTCACGGTAAGCGGTCAGCTTCCCGTTGTCCTCGAGAACCGCGACTCCCCCGAACGGGAGCAGCTGCACCGATTTGACAGTGGCACCTGCAAGGAGCGCCGCCCAGACATGCCCCAATTCGTGAACGAGAACGATGGCAAAAAGCGTAAGCAATTCGAGAAACTGCCCGGTAAGCACGGAAATCAGCATGATGATTACGAGCAGCGGATGCAGGGAAAAGGAAATGCCCCAGACCCTAATCAAAGCCGATCTCTTCCGCCGGATCGATATAAGCCTTGTCCTGTATAAGCGCAAAATAAAGCAGATTGGTTGAAGAAGCGCCGGTTTCCTCCATCCATCCCACGGTATCTCCGCTTTGAAGCCAGTCGTCCGCTTTCCGCTTCGTTCCGCTTAAATGTCCGTATTCGGCGGTAATTCCGCCGCTGTGCTGAACGGTTACCCGAATGCCTCCTTCCGCTTCTCTAGAAACGGACAGCACCCTTCCCATATCTACACTCTTGACCGTTACGCTTCCGGATGAACCGGCCGATGGTATAATTTCAACGCCTTTAAGCGTAGAAGCGAACGGCTTGACAATACTGCCTGTCAACGGCGGAGCAAGCTTATGATGAACCGAAGCTTTCCGAGCCGTCTCACTATCCCCAAATATCGGAATAAATGCCGGAGCGCCGTCAAAATAACGTTCGTACCACGCCCGGACCGAAGTAAAGTCCATGTCCTTGCTAAGGGCACCCGTTATGAAATTTTGCGCCCGATAGGCCCAGGGCTGCTGCACCGCGAATATCCCCCATACCGTCCCGAACAAAAGACAGCTGATGACCGTTCGCCGGATCAATCCGGACAGGAAGCGAGGCTTCTCCCGTCTCCCTTCATCGTTCCAGTCCTGGCGCCGCTCTTTCCAAAGCTTTTCGGGATCGGGCTCGCCCGTACTCCCGTTCTGGAATCCCCGCCAATCGTCCGCGCCGCTGTCCTCGGGCATGCCGAACCGCGGCGGTTTGGCG
This region of Paenibacillus sp. URB8-2 genomic DNA includes:
- a CDS encoding M50 family metallopeptidase; translation: MIRVWGISFSLHPLLVIIMLISVLTGQFLELLTLFAIVLVHELGHVWAALLAGATVKSVQLLPFGGVAVLEDNGKLTAYREIGIALAGPLQNVLMILVAAALREMGWGSAAFMTYLIHANLIIALFNLLPILPLDGGKIVQAAVSLQAPYYSTLLWCGRVSIFASALTAVYALLPLESGGGLRLNLLMIAAFLLYSNITDHRNLPFRFMAFLMSREAVYEQHMDKGTPARPIVAPLAKPLDDILRLFKRHQYHLIYVLDAKGGVMGVVPEQRLLSSYFGM
- a CDS encoding M23 family metallopeptidase; translation: MGHKPNAGNYRKEHIRNLPNTKQDFAKPPRFGMPEDSGADDWRGFQNGSTGEPDPEKLWKERRQDWNDEGRREKPRFLSGLIRRTVISCLLFGTVWGIFAVQQPWAYRAQNFITGALSKDMDFTSVRAWYERYFDGAPAFIPIFGDSETARKASVHHKLAPPLTGSIVKPFASTLKGVEIIPSAGSSGSVTVKSVDMGRVLSVSREAEGGIRVTVQHSGGITAEYGHLSGTKRKADDWLQSGDTVGWMEETGASSTNLLYFALIQDKAYIDPAEEIGFD